In Toxoplasma gondii ME49 chromosome X, whole genome shotgun sequence, a single genomic region encodes these proteins:
- a CDS encoding autophagy-related protein 3 atg3, putative (encoded by transcript TGME49_236110~Gene product name based on ToxoDB Community Expert Annotation.) — protein sequence MTKPQETPGDAASSSSSSSSSSSSSSSSVSPLHGKKGVEASAAERSRASAMSKLGSFGSLSGSNVTHRLADMGRNLVASFTSAPTASSFISKGMLTPSEFVDAGDLLTHKFPTWQWKGVGPTGKRASGWLPEDKQYLITKNVPCYRRVRDMDDALNTRVGHDVEGGWMLPLLNDEEREGGSSGEAPDLTQSMQNLRLNAECGHELRKPAPPTPTQTSASTASNQENSLRDDVPDLINFADIDCLVQEDDDPAAAEAPSVVRTSPDAEIVAARSYDLSITYDKYFQTPRIWLFGYSENGVPLLPEEIFEDILTDYAAKTVTVDPHPCTGIPTASIHPCRHASVMKKVVDSWVESGVRPRHDLALLILLKFVSSVIPTIEYDFTMDVDMLIHRSTKNEK from the exons ATGACGAAGCCTCAAGAGACACCTGGTGatgctgcttcctcttcttcttcctcttcctcttcgtcttcctcttcgtcttcctctgtctctcctctgcatgGTAAAAAGGGTGTGGAGGCGTctgccgcagagagaagtcgcgCGTCCGCCATGTCGAAGTTAGGCTCTTTCGGAAGCCTGAGTGGGAGCAACGTCACGCATCGTTTGGCAGATATGGGGAGAAACTTGGTGGCGAGTTTCACCTCTGCCCCGACAGCGTCTTCTTTTATCTCCAAGGGCATGCTGACTCCGAGTGAGTTCGTCGACGCCGGCGACCTTCTGACGCACAAGTTCCCTACCTGGCAGTG GAAAGGCGTAGGACCTACTGGGAAGAGAGCCTCCGGCTGGCTGCCGGAAGACAAGCAATATCTCATCACGAAAAATGTTCCTTGTTACCGTCGTGTTCGCGATATGGACGACGCCCTCAACACTCGA GTCGGCCACGACGTGGAGGGAGGGTGGATGTTGCCGCTGCTaaacgacgaggaaagagaaggagggagctCTGGCGAGGCGCCGGACCTCACTCAGAGCATGCAGAATCTCAGGCTCAATGCGGAGTGCGGACATGAACTTCGAAAACCTGCGCCTCCTACGCCGACCCAAACTAGCGCGTCCACCGCCTCAAATCAAG AAAACAGTCTGCGA GATGATGTCCCAGACTTGATAAACTTTGCCGACATCGATTGCCTCGTGCAGGAG GACGACGATCCTGCGGCTGCCGAGGCTCCGAGCGTCGTGCGAACTTCCCCTGACGCGG AGATCGTCGCAGCCCGCAGCTACGACCTGAGCATTACTTACGACAAATATTTTCAGACGCCCCGCATTTGGCTCTTCGGCTACAGCGAA AACGGTGTGCCGCTGCTTCCCGAGGAGATTTTTGAAGACATTTTGACAGATTATGCCGCAAAAACGGTCACAGTCGACCCCCATCCTTGCACGGGGATTCCTACAGCTTCTATCCATCCTTGCAG ACACGCGAGCGTGATGAAGAAGGTGGTGGACAGTTGGGTGGAGAGTGGGGTGCGGCCAAGGCATGATCTCGCTCTCCTAATTCTGCTTAAATTTGTGTCGAGTGTGATTCCTACGATCGAGTACGACTTCACCATGGACGTCGACATGCTCATTCACCGCAGTACAAAAAACGAGAAGTAG